One part of the Hyalangium ruber genome encodes these proteins:
- a CDS encoding DUF5953 family protein, which yields MTKRRTLIHIVYAPALVGNDGRTLAVVHGVERALPGVRLEWELSDEGRPLALPQREGWLAKAAARGEFPLLCNGDESYPVTVYGLRTSGRQAPGGQPLLDVHAKLPLDAVGIAAAAEVLEGVAEGALAFWGRVLPDAVAPEMAKQIRHSADQPHVPPRGLPALNLPKYIRSPAIPHHLGWLNYWSAAAAQAIGFPDPARDADLLSRARRTATGGWVVRLTDTLLDLENPAHLEALVRAYERFPEIGGRVTLG from the coding sequence ATGACCAAGCGGAGAACCCTCATCCACATCGTCTACGCGCCTGCGCTTGTGGGCAACGACGGTCGCACACTCGCAGTAGTCCACGGAGTCGAACGAGCGCTCCCCGGTGTGCGCCTGGAGTGGGAACTGTCTGACGAGGGGCGGCCCCTCGCGTTGCCGCAACGCGAGGGGTGGCTCGCTAAGGCGGCGGCGCGCGGGGAATTCCCGTTGCTGTGCAACGGCGACGAGAGTTACCCGGTAACGGTTTATGGGTTGCGGACCTCCGGGCGCCAAGCGCCGGGCGGCCAGCCGTTGCTCGATGTCCATGCAAAGCTGCCGCTAGATGCGGTCGGCATCGCAGCGGCAGCGGAGGTGCTGGAAGGCGTGGCTGAAGGCGCACTCGCGTTCTGGGGGCGCGTGCTGCCGGACGCAGTGGCGCCGGAGATGGCAAAACAGATTCGCCACTCGGCGGATCAGCCGCATGTCCCACCCCGGGGGCTCCCAGCGCTCAACCTTCCTAAGTACATTCGCTCGCCGGCGATTCCCCATCACCTCGGGTGGCTGAACTATTGGTCGGCAGCCGCTGCACAAGCCATCGGGTTTCCGGACCCTGCCCGCGATGCGGACTTGCTCTCTCGGGCGCGGCGCACGGCGACGGGCGGGTGGGTGGTTCGGCTCACGGATACGCTGCTGGATCTCGAAAACCCCGCGCACCTGGAGGCGCTCGTGCGCGCGTACGAGCGTTTCCCGGAGATTGGCGGGCGCGTGACGCTGGGTTGA
- a CDS encoding DUF6310 domain-containing protein, with the protein MNRRDPPAPVTAERRLECDPIPVPHAGEDAPHNQCADQFPPNRYPGNDVLVGGKRFDALQVGARVLWEIKTHRFDTYPDFIRERTILKQMPLLREERDIAEACGYGLVVGVSTQEHKDALLNEDITLNVVVTGCER; encoded by the coding sequence GTGAACAGGAGGGACCCGCCTGCCCCGGTGACAGCGGAGCGCCGCCTCGAGTGCGACCCCATCCCGGTGCCGCACGCGGGCGAGGATGCCCCGCATAACCAGTGCGCCGATCAGTTTCCGCCGAACCGCTACCCCGGCAATGACGTGCTCGTTGGCGGCAAGCGCTTTGATGCGCTGCAAGTCGGCGCGCGTGTGCTGTGGGAGATCAAGACCCATCGATTTGACACCTACCCTGACTTCATCCGGGAGCGGACGATCCTGAAACAGATGCCGTTGCTGCGGGAAGAGAGGGACATCGCGGAGGCATGTGGCTATGGCCTCGTCGTCGGGGTGAGCACCCAAGAGCACAAAGACGCGTTGCTCAACGAGGATATAACCCTCAATGTTGTCGTCACGGGGTGCGAGCGATGA
- a CDS encoding tetratricopeptide repeat protein — translation MSKWLLWMLLTSLTGRPIVSLVLVLVGVWAVDRFTFQFLPSPLRVFGRWRRAGQLERMLLANPHDRRARYELADLRIGRGRYKDAVEVLKPNLEAGDDDVDTLFLLGVAYLGAGEVAKGELLLDEAKKLNPDYRHGAIDLERGRLRLAHGNARGAVEALESFVKGRHGTVEGRVLLAKALDKTGRDADAALMRDDAWKEYVAAPGFQRRRERMWAWRARPSRPLTYAAVALGVLALSYQVLSRVQPPMQDPHAAPYSSASDSDFEE, via the coding sequence ATGAGCAAGTGGCTGCTATGGATGCTCCTCACCTCCCTCACGGGCCGGCCGATCGTGTCGCTGGTGCTCGTGCTCGTGGGTGTGTGGGCGGTGGATCGCTTCACCTTCCAGTTCCTGCCGAGCCCGCTGCGGGTGTTCGGCCGGTGGCGGCGGGCGGGACAGCTCGAGCGGATGCTGCTGGCCAACCCGCATGATCGTCGCGCCCGCTACGAGCTGGCGGACCTGCGAATCGGACGGGGGCGGTACAAGGACGCGGTGGAGGTGCTCAAGCCCAACCTGGAGGCGGGAGACGACGACGTGGACACGCTCTTCCTGCTCGGGGTGGCCTACCTGGGCGCGGGCGAGGTGGCCAAGGGCGAGCTGCTGCTGGACGAGGCGAAGAAGCTCAACCCGGACTACCGCCATGGCGCCATCGACCTGGAGCGGGGGCGGCTGCGGCTGGCGCACGGGAACGCGAGGGGGGCGGTGGAGGCGCTGGAGAGCTTCGTGAAGGGACGGCACGGGACGGTGGAGGGGCGGGTGCTGCTCGCCAAGGCCCTGGACAAGACGGGCCGGGACGCGGACGCGGCGCTGATGCGCGACGACGCCTGGAAGGAGTACGTGGCGGCGCCGGGCTTCCAGCGTCGTCGGGAGCGCATGTGGGCCTGGCGCGCCCGCCCGAGTCGGCCCCTCACCTACGCGGCCGTGGCCCTGGGGGTCCTGGCGCTGAGCTACCAGGTGCTGAGCCGCGTCCAGCCTCCCATGCAGGACCCCCACGCGGCCCCGTACTCCTCGGCGTCCGATAGCGACTTTGAAGAGTGA
- a CDS encoding M16 family metallopeptidase, producing MPLRYALPNGLTVVFEEQHAAKVAAFQVWVKAGSADERPDQAGLAHLHEHMLFKGTERRGPGEIARDVEAHGGEVNAWTSFDQTVYHIVIASQFARTGLDILGDAVRRSAFDKDELAREIEVVCEEIKRSQDTPARRASRDLFSTAYQVHPYRKPVIGTEESVRSFTREKVLEFYHRHYSPQNLVLSVVGDLHEAELRQWVDEIFGGDWGRPFEGLVQRPVEPRAQGRRVLLRPDEVKEAHVHLSFGIPQASHPDVPALDVLAMLMGQGEASRLAVEVKRKANLVNDIHASAYTPRDPGLFTASFTTPPENVAKALEETLRVMSELRVRSVSAEELATVKALVEAEAVYQRETVQGMARKMGYYQSSMGGLEAEERYYEAVARLTPDDVRAVAENYLRFDRAALSALLPQGTAFTEAQANQILDGVMHEAPTLRPERRTRRPTSETAMRIVRSGTSTGEIIQETLPSGARILVREEHGVPLFSVRAAFAGGQRYETPAHSGLTTLLGRSLTRGTRARDAEEITQLVDAYAGSLLGVGGRNSVGVRGEFLSKHFESAFRLFAECATEPTFPEAEVARERRLLLQDILTREDKPSGLAFDLFSKTLYRSHPYRMPASGERGTVEALGPELLRDYHAAFMDPSQLSLCVVGDVKVDEVMALAREYFGKARGTARKAPPVPVDPPPETAREEKRVLARAQSHLVYGFMGARLNDQWRHALEVLSTVLSGQGGRLFVELRDKRSMAYSVSSFTIEGVDPGYFAAYIGTSPEKVNDAMAGIRRELERVREERVSDAELARTKQHLIGTNEIGLQRNGARAALLALDDCYGLGFDNFLHYADNISAVTAEEVREVARRVIDFDHSALSIVGP from the coding sequence ATGCCCCTCCGCTATGCCCTGCCCAATGGGCTCACCGTCGTCTTCGAGGAACAGCACGCCGCCAAGGTCGCGGCCTTCCAGGTCTGGGTGAAGGCCGGCAGCGCCGACGAGCGCCCCGACCAGGCCGGCCTGGCCCACCTGCACGAGCACATGCTCTTCAAGGGCACCGAGCGCCGGGGCCCCGGAGAGATTGCCCGGGACGTGGAGGCGCACGGCGGCGAGGTGAACGCCTGGACGTCCTTCGACCAGACGGTCTACCACATCGTCATCGCCAGCCAGTTCGCCCGGACGGGGTTGGACATCCTCGGCGACGCGGTGCGGCGATCGGCGTTCGACAAGGACGAGCTGGCGCGGGAAATCGAGGTGGTGTGCGAGGAGATCAAGCGCAGCCAGGACACCCCGGCCCGGCGCGCCTCCAGGGACTTGTTCTCCACCGCCTACCAGGTCCACCCCTACCGCAAGCCCGTCATCGGCACCGAGGAGAGCGTGCGGAGCTTCACCCGGGAGAAGGTGCTCGAGTTCTACCACCGGCACTATTCGCCCCAGAACCTGGTGCTCTCGGTGGTGGGAGACCTGCACGAGGCGGAGCTGCGGCAGTGGGTGGATGAGATTTTTGGTGGGGATTGGGGCCGACCCTTCGAGGGATTGGTCCAGCGCCCGGTGGAGCCGCGCGCCCAGGGCCGCCGCGTCCTCCTGCGCCCGGACGAGGTGAAGGAGGCCCATGTCCACCTGAGCTTCGGCATCCCCCAGGCCAGCCATCCGGACGTGCCGGCGCTGGACGTGCTGGCGATGCTGATGGGCCAGGGAGAGGCCAGCCGGCTGGCGGTGGAAGTCAAACGCAAGGCCAACCTCGTCAATGACATCCACGCCTCGGCGTACACGCCGAGGGACCCGGGCCTGTTCACCGCCTCGTTCACCACGCCCCCGGAGAACGTGGCGAAGGCGCTGGAGGAGACGCTGCGGGTGATGTCCGAGCTGCGGGTGCGCTCGGTGTCCGCCGAGGAGCTGGCCACGGTGAAGGCCCTGGTCGAGGCGGAGGCCGTCTACCAGCGCGAGACGGTGCAGGGCATGGCGCGCAAGATGGGCTACTACCAGTCCTCGATGGGCGGGCTGGAGGCGGAGGAGCGCTACTACGAGGCCGTGGCCCGGCTCACCCCGGACGATGTGCGCGCGGTGGCGGAGAACTACCTGCGCTTCGACCGGGCGGCGCTCAGCGCGCTGCTGCCCCAGGGCACGGCCTTCACGGAGGCGCAGGCGAACCAGATCCTCGACGGGGTGATGCACGAGGCGCCCACGCTGCGCCCCGAGCGCCGCACGCGCCGGCCCACGAGCGAGACGGCCATGCGCATCGTCCGCTCGGGCACGAGCACCGGGGAGATCATCCAGGAGACGCTGCCCTCGGGAGCGCGCATCCTGGTGCGCGAGGAGCACGGCGTTCCGCTCTTCTCCGTGCGGGCGGCGTTCGCCGGCGGGCAGCGCTACGAGACGCCAGCCCACAGCGGGTTGACGACGCTCCTGGGCCGCAGCCTCACGCGGGGCACGCGGGCGCGCGATGCGGAGGAGATTACGCAGTTGGTGGACGCGTACGCCGGCTCGCTGCTGGGCGTAGGCGGGCGCAACTCGGTGGGCGTGAGAGGCGAGTTCCTCTCGAAGCACTTCGAGTCGGCCTTCCGCCTCTTCGCCGAGTGCGCCACGGAGCCCACCTTCCCCGAGGCGGAGGTGGCGCGCGAGCGGCGCCTGCTGCTGCAGGACATCCTCACGCGGGAGGACAAGCCGTCGGGGCTGGCGTTCGACCTGTTCAGCAAGACGCTGTACCGCTCGCACCCGTACCGGATGCCCGCCAGCGGAGAGCGCGGCACGGTGGAGGCGCTGGGGCCCGAGCTGCTGCGCGACTACCACGCGGCGTTCATGGACCCCTCGCAGCTGTCGCTGTGCGTGGTGGGCGATGTGAAGGTGGACGAGGTGATGGCGCTGGCGCGCGAGTACTTCGGCAAGGCCCGGGGCACGGCGCGCAAGGCGCCTCCGGTGCCGGTGGATCCGCCGCCGGAGACGGCGCGCGAGGAGAAGCGGGTGCTGGCACGGGCCCAGAGCCACCTGGTGTACGGGTTCATGGGCGCACGGCTGAACGATCAGTGGCGGCACGCGCTGGAGGTGCTCTCGACGGTGCTCTCGGGCCAGGGCGGGCGGCTCTTCGTGGAGCTGCGCGACAAGCGCTCCATGGCCTACAGCGTGAGCAGCTTCACCATCGAGGGCGTGGACCCGGGCTACTTCGCGGCGTACATCGGTACGAGCCCCGAGAAGGTGAACGACGCGATGGCGGGCATCCGCCGGGAGCTGGAGCGGGTGCGCGAGGAGCGGGTGAGCGACGCGGAGCTGGCGCGCACCAAGCAGCACCTCATCGGCACGAACGAGATCGGCCTGCAGCGCAACGGCGCCCGCGCCGCGCTGCTCGCGCTGGATGACTGCTACGGCCTGGGCTTCGACAACTTCCTGCACTACGCCGACAACATCAGCGCGGTGACGGCGGAGGAGGTGCGCGAAGTGGCCCGCCGAGTCATCGACTTCGACCACAGCGCGCTGTCCATCGTCGGGCCGTGA
- the hemW gene encoding radical SAM family heme chaperone HemW, with protein sequence MPALAPIDAFTGMPAARFGLYLHFPYCLAKCPYCDFAVSVSRQVPEERYARAVLAELEARLAAMPELRTRPLESIFLGGGTPSLWHPRWVAHVLEGISARMAVAPGAEVSLEANPERADSERFAGYQSAGVNRLSLGVQSFQPETLKALGREHDARGAEEAFRAARRAGFESVSMDFIYGVHGQTREQVEADARQAVALGPEHLSTYALTLEREVLAEDTPLAKRLVRGEVSLPPDEEVVAMSATLCEVYEAHGLRRYEISNHAREGYSSRHNALYWTGGEYLALGVGATGMLHTPSPHRYVNLRSAEAYLRAVEQGTLPEASREALTPEELFAERLAMGLRLRSGVDWEGVCAAYGQDPEPRRAEIARMVQHGLAMLRGERLILTDAGADLHSAISARLI encoded by the coding sequence ATGCCGGCTCTCGCGCCCATCGACGCTTTCACGGGGATGCCAGCGGCCCGCTTCGGGCTGTACCTCCACTTCCCGTACTGCCTGGCGAAGTGCCCGTACTGCGACTTCGCGGTCTCGGTGTCGCGCCAGGTGCCGGAGGAGCGCTACGCGCGCGCGGTGCTCGCGGAGCTCGAGGCGCGGCTGGCGGCCATGCCGGAGCTGCGCACACGCCCCCTGGAGTCCATCTTCCTGGGCGGAGGCACTCCCTCGCTGTGGCACCCCCGGTGGGTGGCGCACGTGCTGGAGGGCATTTCCGCGCGGATGGCGGTGGCGCCAGGGGCGGAGGTGTCGCTGGAGGCCAACCCGGAGCGGGCGGACTCGGAGCGGTTCGCGGGCTACCAGTCGGCGGGGGTGAACCGGCTGTCGTTGGGGGTGCAGTCCTTCCAGCCGGAGACGCTCAAGGCGCTGGGGCGCGAGCACGACGCGCGGGGCGCGGAGGAGGCGTTCCGGGCGGCGCGGCGCGCGGGCTTCGAGTCCGTGTCCATGGACTTCATCTATGGCGTCCACGGGCAGACGCGGGAGCAGGTGGAGGCGGACGCGCGCCAGGCGGTGGCACTGGGGCCGGAGCACCTGTCCACCTACGCGCTGACGCTGGAGCGCGAGGTGCTGGCCGAGGACACGCCGCTGGCGAAGCGGCTGGTGCGCGGCGAGGTGTCGCTGCCTCCGGACGAGGAGGTGGTGGCCATGTCCGCCACGCTGTGCGAGGTGTACGAAGCGCACGGCCTGCGCCGGTATGAAATCTCCAACCACGCGCGCGAGGGGTACAGCTCCCGGCACAACGCGCTGTACTGGACGGGGGGCGAGTACCTGGCGCTCGGCGTGGGCGCGACGGGGATGCTGCACACGCCCTCGCCGCACCGGTACGTGAACCTGCGAAGCGCGGAGGCGTACCTGCGCGCGGTGGAGCAGGGGACGCTGCCCGAGGCGAGCCGAGAGGCGCTGACGCCAGAGGAGCTGTTCGCCGAGCGGCTGGCCATGGGGCTCCGGCTGCGCTCGGGGGTGGACTGGGAGGGCGTATGTGCCGCCTACGGCCAGGACCCCGAGCCCCGACGCGCGGAGATTGCCCGGATGGTGCAGCATGGGCTGGCGATGCTGCGGGGCGAGCGGCTCATCCTCACCGACGCGGGGGCGGACCTGCACAGCGCCATCAGCGCCAGGCTGATATGA
- a CDS encoding dynamin family protein yields MAKRRSDVVAVFEERKQRILDLAKTLKGLAAEREDAEAVNVLSDFVERFQQNRFLLLIVGDFKSGKSTLVNALVGRPVCPVKATPRTAKVTRLTATEADGVERVDIHFIEDRPSERVQLGEVPLDELVAVGGSRSNDVQMVDVFIRPGDTLLRHPVRLVDTPGLGSSNEEHSKITRDYMQHTDALVVVFSASKPFSDSERDFLLTFRQLLDRAVFVVNQIDRVSDDERDEVLGHIRHGLKEDVLGADAADPVLLPVASRRALDLLKEGANYDDEALIKTGLPAIVDAIEHHLAQAHATKLLKNIAEQQQQVTAALVHQAMLATEGLEAAGPLAHGFRSRKKKLLSELDRMASRRDYAMPLQKDQQSLLDAVHPAAETLRNALNQKVENWITACASEEACKKSLAAIFAKELTGMLEDLDHQLATQYRRIGTTAYKNIHILFRDMETATRQVITSDHAQSSTNDDSLARGAAGLSSLSAFANSMGGPTGGYGIVASALSQALAPSAGLQFLSIATVVTTLLAGFAGPVGWVVAGITGLLTAIFGFSRSSSWRERVISSVRTKVEEEVIPSLNQAMQQSIHAFAQGLITELDSRVHTVRQRLGAVVEEVSREIDREERRRKEEIARLKAFRQRVEAVQESLKAFTSSLQES; encoded by the coding sequence ATGGCCAAGCGACGTTCGGATGTTGTAGCAGTATTTGAGGAACGCAAGCAGAGAATCCTAGATCTAGCAAAGACTCTAAAGGGGCTCGCCGCTGAGCGTGAGGACGCTGAGGCAGTGAACGTCCTTAGCGATTTCGTCGAGCGGTTCCAGCAAAATCGCTTTCTGCTACTCATCGTCGGAGACTTTAAGAGTGGCAAGTCCACGCTAGTTAATGCTCTCGTGGGGCGCCCCGTTTGCCCAGTCAAGGCCACGCCACGTACAGCTAAAGTAACGCGGCTCACCGCAACCGAAGCAGACGGTGTTGAGCGGGTCGACATTCACTTCATTGAGGACCGGCCATCCGAGCGTGTACAACTAGGAGAAGTGCCTCTCGATGAACTGGTTGCTGTGGGAGGTAGCCGCTCGAATGATGTACAAATGGTCGATGTATTCATCCGGCCAGGGGATACCCTCCTTCGCCATCCGGTTCGGCTTGTGGACACACCGGGGCTTGGATCAAGCAACGAGGAGCATTCCAAGATCACTCGGGACTACATGCAGCACACAGATGCACTCGTAGTGGTATTCTCCGCATCGAAGCCTTTCTCCGACTCAGAGCGCGATTTTCTTCTCACGTTTCGGCAATTACTGGATCGAGCCGTCTTCGTCGTGAATCAGATTGACCGCGTCAGCGATGATGAACGCGATGAAGTGTTAGGTCATATTCGTCATGGATTGAAGGAAGACGTACTTGGAGCCGATGCGGCTGACCCCGTACTGCTTCCCGTTGCAAGTCGCCGGGCCTTGGACCTTCTCAAGGAGGGTGCCAACTACGACGATGAAGCCCTCATCAAAACGGGACTGCCTGCAATCGTTGATGCCATCGAACATCACCTTGCGCAGGCTCATGCTACGAAGCTCCTCAAGAATATTGCGGAGCAACAACAACAAGTAACCGCAGCACTTGTCCATCAAGCGATGCTAGCGACGGAGGGACTCGAAGCGGCTGGTCCTTTGGCACACGGCTTTCGAAGCCGTAAGAAGAAGCTTTTATCAGAACTTGATCGCATGGCTTCTCGACGAGATTACGCCATGCCTTTGCAGAAGGACCAGCAGAGCCTCCTAGATGCAGTGCATCCCGCAGCGGAAACGCTACGTAACGCACTGAACCAGAAAGTGGAGAACTGGATCACGGCCTGTGCCTCGGAGGAGGCGTGCAAGAAAAGTCTTGCAGCTATCTTCGCCAAAGAACTTACCGGCATGCTTGAAGACCTCGATCACCAACTCGCAACTCAGTATAGGCGGATCGGGACAACTGCTTACAAGAACATACACATCCTGTTTCGAGATATGGAGACAGCAACACGTCAAGTCATCACCTCGGATCATGCACAAAGCTCGACGAACGACGATAGCCTTGCACGTGGAGCTGCGGGCCTTTCAAGCTTGAGCGCGTTCGCCAACAGCATGGGAGGCCCAACGGGTGGCTACGGCATCGTAGCATCTGCGCTTTCACAGGCGCTTGCCCCGTCTGCTGGTTTACAGTTTCTTTCGATTGCGACCGTAGTTACCACTCTGCTCGCAGGATTTGCCGGACCAGTGGGCTGGGTTGTGGCAGGGATTACTGGATTACTCACTGCCATATTTGGATTCTCTCGCTCCTCCTCATGGCGCGAGCGTGTCATTAGCAGCGTCCGCACCAAAGTGGAAGAAGAAGTCATTCCATCACTAAATCAAGCCATGCAACAATCCATCCACGCTTTTGCTCAAGGACTTATTACAGAGCTAGACTCTCGCGTGCATACTGTTAGGCAACGTCTTGGCGCAGTAGTGGAGGAAGTCTCGCGAGAAATAGACAGGGAAGAGAGGCGCCGCAAGGAAGAGATTGCTCGGCTGAAGGCTTTCCGGCAGCGCGTTGAGGCAGTCCAAGAATCTCTCAAGGCATTTACATCTTCGCTACAAGAGTCCTAA
- a CDS encoding gliding motility protein produces the protein MASPLEELDPLADLRESLEGEAPRAGTLSASKPAAPAAGVAPPPLPPRKAASAAASANTAPAPIPSQSQSGIPSPLAKNRPLGGADPFGEPAEPRLPMGASPEEKLDFFRQVLKQKTETLSRARSLYTEKESELSTLRQSVTQLKKEMADTQKVAADAKREALDTKGQLGGMKDLPQKLAQATEALAREEKRAAAAEARRAEVEGELEAVEADRKDLSRALADVEAELPRLNDDLRSEREARAALAEELVGAKEALSLAQDRVADLAAEKSEAQGTMEAVQEQFQAALADVERLTTELEAAASEKEEVALRNSQLETALAEATGNLSALESESEWSRSSLEEAQARAQLTEAERDEARSEVATVRQQLEALEAEKSALQGELDTLLAQKNTLQTEKTTLQTEKNTLRTRVAELERSVALKDADLVGVRAALSARTAEAGSLTGRAEVAEGQVATLTERVQGLEAELASLSERAQNAEVEVATLRGSLEASEAEQVSLRDRIEADTVSLTEATQVAEARVEELSAALEAMQAERDAAAGEVATLKATLKTTQTSLETTKAERAGLSARVVMLEKGGTQRDTQVTELTAKLEAARAEADDKTERLNQRVKMLEGALETARGETEAAKKKAANELSASETTVRSLKKKEEEGTRTRAALEQKLAQAEGALQSERGSQGELGQRLSQLEATLESAQAERSGLEQRISELEAELQAAQVEREGLAHELEQARANPPAAAGGGEASAELVAERDKLKSDIAAMKKKLVQAESAIEAAATYKAKVARLEAQLKGAKK, from the coding sequence ATGGCATCGCCCCTGGAAGAGCTGGATCCGCTAGCGGACCTGCGCGAGAGCCTGGAGGGTGAAGCCCCCAGGGCCGGCACACTGTCCGCGAGCAAGCCGGCGGCCCCTGCCGCCGGGGTGGCGCCGCCTCCGCTGCCGCCGCGCAAGGCGGCCTCCGCGGCGGCCTCGGCCAACACGGCGCCCGCGCCCATTCCCAGCCAGAGCCAGTCGGGCATCCCCTCGCCCTTGGCCAAGAACCGGCCGCTGGGCGGGGCGGACCCCTTCGGTGAGCCCGCGGAGCCCCGGCTGCCCATGGGCGCCTCGCCGGAGGAGAAGCTCGACTTCTTCCGGCAGGTCCTCAAGCAGAAGACGGAGACGCTCTCCCGGGCGCGCTCGCTGTACACGGAGAAGGAGTCGGAGCTCTCCACGCTGCGCCAGTCGGTGACGCAGCTGAAGAAGGAGATGGCCGACACGCAGAAGGTCGCCGCGGACGCCAAGCGCGAGGCGCTGGATACCAAGGGCCAGCTCGGGGGGATGAAGGACCTGCCCCAGAAGCTGGCCCAGGCGACCGAGGCGCTGGCCCGTGAGGAGAAGCGCGCGGCCGCGGCCGAGGCGCGCCGGGCGGAGGTGGAGGGCGAGCTGGAGGCGGTGGAGGCGGACCGCAAGGACCTGTCCCGCGCGCTGGCGGACGTGGAGGCGGAGCTGCCGCGCCTCAATGACGACCTGCGCTCGGAGCGCGAGGCGCGCGCGGCGCTGGCCGAGGAGCTGGTGGGCGCCAAGGAGGCCCTCTCCCTGGCGCAGGACCGCGTGGCGGACCTGGCCGCGGAGAAGTCCGAGGCGCAGGGGACGATGGAGGCCGTCCAGGAGCAGTTCCAGGCCGCGCTGGCGGACGTGGAGCGGCTCACGACGGAGCTCGAGGCTGCTGCCTCCGAGAAGGAGGAGGTGGCGCTGCGCAACAGCCAGCTCGAGACGGCGTTGGCCGAGGCCACGGGCAACCTCAGCGCGCTGGAGAGCGAGAGCGAGTGGTCCCGAAGCTCGCTGGAGGAGGCGCAGGCCCGCGCGCAGCTCACCGAGGCGGAGCGGGACGAGGCGCGCTCGGAAGTGGCCACGGTGCGTCAGCAGCTGGAGGCGCTCGAGGCGGAGAAGAGCGCCCTGCAGGGGGAGCTGGACACCCTGCTCGCGCAGAAGAACACCCTCCAGACGGAGAAGACGACCCTCCAGACGGAGAAGAACACCCTGAGGACGCGGGTGGCGGAGCTGGAGCGCTCCGTGGCGCTCAAGGACGCGGACCTGGTGGGGGTGCGCGCGGCGCTCTCGGCTCGCACGGCGGAGGCGGGCTCGCTCACCGGCCGGGCGGAGGTGGCCGAGGGCCAGGTCGCCACGCTGACCGAGCGGGTGCAGGGGTTGGAGGCGGAGCTGGCCTCGCTCTCCGAGCGGGCGCAGAACGCCGAGGTGGAGGTGGCCACGCTGCGGGGCTCGCTGGAGGCCAGCGAGGCCGAGCAGGTGTCGCTGCGGGACCGCATCGAAGCCGACACCGTGTCGCTGACGGAGGCCACGCAGGTGGCCGAGGCACGGGTGGAGGAGCTGAGCGCGGCGCTGGAGGCCATGCAGGCCGAGCGCGACGCGGCGGCGGGCGAGGTGGCCACGCTGAAGGCCACGCTGAAGACGACGCAGACCTCCCTGGAGACGACGAAGGCGGAGCGGGCCGGGCTGTCCGCGCGCGTGGTGATGCTGGAGAAGGGCGGCACGCAGCGCGACACGCAGGTGACCGAGCTGACCGCGAAGCTGGAGGCGGCGCGCGCCGAGGCGGACGACAAGACGGAGCGGCTCAACCAGCGGGTGAAGATGCTGGAGGGCGCGCTGGAGACGGCCCGGGGCGAGACCGAGGCGGCGAAGAAGAAGGCCGCCAACGAGCTGTCGGCCTCCGAGACGACGGTGCGCTCGCTCAAGAAGAAGGAGGAGGAGGGCACCCGGACGCGCGCGGCGCTGGAGCAGAAGCTGGCGCAGGCGGAAGGCGCGCTGCAGTCCGAGCGGGGCAGCCAGGGCGAGCTGGGGCAGCGGCTGAGCCAGCTCGAGGCGACGTTGGAGTCGGCGCAGGCCGAGCGCTCCGGGCTGGAGCAGCGCATCTCCGAGCTGGAGGCGGAGCTCCAGGCGGCGCAGGTCGAGCGCGAGGGGCTGGCGCACGAGCTGGAGCAGGCGCGGGCGAATCCTCCGGCGGCGGCGGGGGGAGGAGAGGCTTCGGCGGAGCTGGTGGCCGAGCGCGACAAGCTCAAGTCGGACATCGCCGCCATGAAGAAGAAGCTGGTGCAGGCCGAGTCGGCGATCGAGGCGGCGGCCACGTACAAGGCGAAGGTGGCCCGCTTGGAGGCACAGCTGAAGGGGGCCAAGAAGTAG